CTCGACCGGAGGAGCGAGCGTGACGACGCAGAGCGTCAACTGCCCGGGCCCGGCCAGAGAGACCCGCAGATCTCGCGAGAGCCGCTCGAGCAGGAGCGGCTGGCGATCGCCCAGTCGCCCGCAGATCGATCCGATCCATGCATTCAGATCGTCCTGGCGCGCCGGCCAGAGTGCCGTGAGATACCCGGGGTAGGTCGATCGATAGATGTCGGACAGGACGTCGTAGATCGAATCGGCCTTGGTCTTGCATAAAGGCCGCATCGCGTCGCGGATCCCCCCGAGCGTGTAGGGGATGTCCTCGGTCGAGAAGCGTCCCGAGAGGGCCGGATCCAGTCTCCTCCACAGCAGGCGCTCGACATCCTCGCGGTACTTGCGGCTCTTTCGATGGATGATGAGAACCGTCCCCTCTTTAGTGCGCAGGGGAAGGCTGTCGGGCAGGAACTCCGTGAGAGCCCCGAGTCGCGCGCCCGCGTCCCGCAAGTCCGCGGGGATCGCCGCCCGGGAGCTGTCCCGCGCGGCGGCCGTCCTGAGAGTGAAGTAGAAGTCGCCCTGGGGACAGGCTTCCACCGCGATGGGAAGCGCCGAGGGGGGAGCTTCGGTCCGCTCGGTCGTCGAAGCCGCGGTCGGGTCGGCTGCCGGTCCGGCGGCCAGTCCGGCCGCGGGCCCGGCGGCGAATCCGGCGAGCGCCGCGACATGAAGCGCGATTGCCCAGGCGGCAGGCCGCGCCGGCCCTCCGTCGATCCTCTTCCGAGGACGCAGCCGCGGGATGCGCATCACGCCAAGGTCTTGGCGACGCACTCCACGATCCAATCGATCTCGCCCTTCTGGATCACGAGAGGCGGAGCGAAGCGGATCACCTGCTCGTGAGTCTCCTTGCAGAGGACTCCGAGGTCGCGCAGCTTCTGGCAGAACGGCCTGGCCGGGCCCGACGACTTCTTGACCTCGATGCCGATCAGCAGGCCGCGGCCTCGGACCTCTTGCACGTGGGGAGAGCGGATCGAGCGGAGCCGCTCCATGAAGTAGGTGCCCATCTCGGCCGAGCGATCGACGAGCCTCTCCTCGACGATGACGCGCAGCGCCGCGCGGGCCACGGCGCAGCCGAGGGGGTTCCCGCCGAAGGTCGATCCGTGATCCCCGGGCCGGAACACGCCCAGGATCTCGCGGTTCGCGACGACCGCCGAGACGGGATAGACGCCTCCGCCGAGGGCCTTGCCCAGGATCAGGACGTCGGGATCCGTGATCCCGTCCCACTCGCAGCAGAACATGTTGCCGGTGCGGCCGAATCCGGTCTGGATCTCGTCATCGAGCCAGAGAACCTTGTGCGCGCGGCACAGCTCGTAGGTCCCGCGAAGGTAGCCGTCCGGGGGGACGATCACCCCGCCCTCTCCCTGCAGCGGCTCCACGAGGAATCCGACCGTGTTCGGTCCGATCGCGTGCTCGAACGCGGGAAGGTCCCCGTAAGGAACCGTCACGAAGCCGGGAGCGAAGGGGCCGAACCCGTCGCGATACTGCTCGTCGCTGCTGAAGCCGACGATCGTCGTCGTCCGGCCATGGAAGTTGTTCGAGCAGACGATGATCTCCGCCTTCCCCTCCGGAACCCCCTTCACCTTGTAGCCCCACTTGCGGCAGGCCTTGATGGCCGTCTCGACCGCTTCCGCCCCGGTGTTCATGGGGAGGGCCATCTCCTTGTGGCAGAGTTCGGTCAGCTCCTTAAGGAACGGGCCCATCTGGTCGTTGTGGAAGGCGCGCGAGGTCAGCGTGGCCTTTCCGGCCTGCTCGAGCAAGGAGGCGACGATCTTGGGGTGCCGGTGACCTTGATTGAGCGCCGAGTAGGCCGAGAGGCAATCGAGGTACTTGCGGCCGTCGGCGTCCCAAACCCAGACTCCTTCGGCCCTCTCGATGACGACATCCAGCGGATGGTAATTGTTGGCGCTGTAGGTCTCGGCAAGCTGGATCAACTCATCGCTGCGCGACATGACTTTCGTTCTCTCCCTATCCATCGTCGTTTCTCCGCGGTGATTCTGCGGCCGTCCGGGCCGCGCCCTAGAGTCTAGCGATTGGGATGCCGCGTGTGTACCCCATGACGAACAGCCCCCGGGAGCCGCCGGTTCCCCATCCCGTTCGACCCCCTCGCGGGGGCGATTGGACCGATCCGCAGATTGGACCGATCCACTCGGCACGGGAAGGGGGGTCGGCTATGATCGATCCCCGAGAGCCGACTCCGTTCGAGAGCCGACTCCATTCGAGAGCCGACTCCGTTCGAGAGCCGACTCCATTCGAGAGACGACGGGGTTCGAGGACTGGTTTAGGCGGGAGGATCGCATAGCAGTGGCCGACCCATCGGAGCGCCGGAGCAAGGTCCTGCACTACCTCGGTCTGAGGAGGGAGTTCGTTCTCCTTCTGGGGATGGTCGTCTTCATCGGACTCGGGGAGCGGA
The DNA window shown above is from Candidatus Eisenbacteria bacterium and carries:
- the rocD gene encoding ornithine--oxo-acid transaminase; translation: MSRSDELIQLAETYSANNYHPLDVVIERAEGVWVWDADGRKYLDCLSAYSALNQGHRHPKIVASLLEQAGKATLTSRAFHNDQMGPFLKELTELCHKEMALPMNTGAEAVETAIKACRKWGYKVKGVPEGKAEIIVCSNNFHGRTTTIVGFSSDEQYRDGFGPFAPGFVTVPYGDLPAFEHAIGPNTVGFLVEPLQGEGGVIVPPDGYLRGTYELCRAHKVLWLDDEIQTGFGRTGNMFCCEWDGITDPDVLILGKALGGGVYPVSAVVANREILGVFRPGDHGSTFGGNPLGCAVARAALRVIVEERLVDRSAEMGTYFMERLRSIRSPHVQEVRGRGLLIGIEVKKSSGPARPFCQKLRDLGVLCKETHEQVIRFAPPLVIQKGEIDWIVECVAKTLA